A genomic region of Papaver somniferum cultivar HN1 chromosome 7, ASM357369v1, whole genome shotgun sequence contains the following coding sequences:
- the LOC113300592 gene encoding uncharacterized protein LOC113300592 produces MMMDNGSDVVDDKWCDDYYTDDASEFHRQERIRLNKLHTVGYHEGLSKGQEAAVQDGFTNGFKESVSVGYNWGLVRGVSSALACLPDGLKEKLVESLEAREKFQMLYTSISSVSEEDALGLYRDEILRNQSKEYPKPAEENSTSETLSNHISRCNRLRGYSEELKVLLQSSAIEVHSAVE; encoded by the exons ATGATGATGGATAATGGCAGCGATGTCGTCGATGACAAATGGTGTGATGATTACTATACCGATGACGCATCTGAGTTTCACAGGCAGGAGAGGATTCGGCTTAACAAATTACATACA GTTGGCTATCATGAAGGTCTTTCAAAGGGGCAAGAAGCTGCTGTACAAGATGGTTTTACAAATGGATTCAAGGAATCTGTATCCGTTGGATATAACTGGGGTTTAGTTCGTGGTGTTTCTAG TGCATTGGCATGCCTTCCAGATGGTTTGAAGGAAAAGTTAGTTGAAAGCCTAGAAGCAAGAGAGAAGTTTCAGATGTTGTACACATCTATCAGTTCagtttctgaagaagatgctctTGGTTTGTATCGTGATGAAATCTTGCGTAATCAATCAAAAGAATATCCTAAACCTGCAGAAGAGAACTCCACTTCAGAAACCTTGTCAAATCATATCTCAAGATGCAATCGTCTTCGTGGTTACTCGGAAGAGCTcaaggttcttcttcaatcttctgcAATCGAAGTGCATTCAGCAGTGGAATGA